One window of Solwaraspora sp. WMMA2056 genomic DNA carries:
- a CDS encoding alpha/beta hydrolase, with product MTAYLSLDGGRIAYEVTGDGPLVVLAPGMGESRSAYRFVVPQLVAAGYRVAATDLRGTGESSIGWPAYSRTDIAGDLVALIRHLGGPAVLVGHSISGGAATIAAATAPELITAVVELAPFTRKQSISLGDLRVKRYRQGMTRLLGAGMFGSVGQWLRYLDVAFPGRRPADWSEQLARTEARLRESGRMKVLQKMGQSSPADAGAQLGNVRSRVLIIEGTLDPDWADPRAEGEAIVAALPAGLGTVANIDGAGHYPHTQFPDEVVAHILAFLAETARVEDRS from the coding sequence ATGACCGCGTACCTGTCCCTCGACGGCGGGCGCATCGCCTACGAGGTCACCGGCGACGGCCCACTCGTGGTCCTCGCGCCCGGCATGGGCGAGAGCCGCTCCGCGTACCGGTTCGTCGTCCCGCAGCTGGTCGCGGCCGGCTACCGGGTCGCCGCCACCGACCTGCGGGGCACCGGCGAATCCAGTATCGGCTGGCCGGCGTACTCCCGTACCGACATCGCCGGCGACCTGGTCGCGCTGATCCGGCACCTGGGTGGTCCGGCCGTGCTGGTCGGGCACTCGATCTCCGGCGGGGCGGCCACCATCGCCGCTGCCACCGCGCCCGAGCTGATCACCGCCGTTGTCGAGCTCGCACCGTTCACCCGGAAACAGTCGATCAGCCTCGGCGATCTGCGCGTCAAGCGGTACCGGCAGGGCATGACCCGGCTGCTGGGCGCGGGCATGTTCGGCAGCGTCGGACAGTGGCTGCGCTACCTCGACGTCGCCTTCCCCGGGCGCCGGCCGGCCGACTGGTCCGAGCAGCTGGCCCGGACCGAGGCCCGCCTACGTGAGTCCGGCCGGATGAAGGTCCTGCAGAAGATGGGCCAGTCCAGCCCGGCCGACGCCGGAGCGCAGCTCGGCAACGTCCGCAGCCGCGTACTGATCATCGAGGGGACGCTCGACCCCGACTGGGCCGACCCGCGCGCCGAAGGTGAGGCGATCGTCGCGGCGCTGCCGGCCGGCCTCGGTACGGTGGCGAACATCGACGGAGCCGGGCACTACCCGCACACCCAGTTCCCCGACGAGGTGGTCGCGCACATCCTTGCGTTCCTCGCCGAGACGGCCCGGGTCGAGGACCGGTCCTGA
- a CDS encoding DUF397 domain-containing protein: MDISTAPRWHKSTHSDSTSCVEVAENLPGRVLVRDTKDRDGGTLAFAPTAWSAFLSATRSDPTGRSTR, from the coding sequence ATGGACATAAGCACCGCGCCCCGGTGGCACAAGAGCACGCACAGCGACAGCACAAGCTGCGTGGAGGTCGCCGAGAACCTGCCTGGGCGGGTGCTGGTCCGGGACACCAAGGACCGCGACGGCGGCACGCTGGCCTTCGCACCGACCGCCTGGTCGGCGTTCCTTTCCGCGACCAGGTCCGACCCGACCGGGCGATCCACCCGCTAG
- a CDS encoding helix-turn-helix transcriptional regulator, which yields MSGSEYLVGELRRVREMLGLTQEAWGERIHFSTSHVGSIERGERPALPDYLSAVDRAFGTAFVKFYREFVVGERAPVWYRPFIEQEGKATLIRVFQPLAVPGLLQTEAYARAVLMAYGVRGEAMDVALATRLDRQEILHRLPDSCQLVAVIDESVLHRRVGDPCVMHEQLTAVVAACEQPNIRVQVVPADAGAYPGLDGPFVIATVDGRSVGYLEGYLQGRVVENPDDATSLERTWESIRDYALSGPQSLELIMRTAERWT from the coding sequence GTGAGCGGGAGTGAATATCTGGTAGGAGAACTGCGCCGCGTCCGTGAGATGCTCGGGCTCACCCAGGAAGCGTGGGGCGAGCGCATCCACTTCTCGACATCACACGTCGGCTCGATCGAACGCGGCGAACGGCCGGCGCTACCCGACTATCTGAGTGCGGTGGACCGGGCATTCGGCACCGCGTTCGTGAAATTCTATCGCGAATTCGTCGTCGGCGAACGCGCCCCGGTCTGGTACCGACCGTTCATCGAACAGGAGGGCAAGGCGACCCTCATCCGGGTCTTCCAACCGCTGGCGGTGCCCGGGCTGCTGCAGACCGAGGCGTACGCCCGCGCCGTGCTGATGGCGTACGGCGTGCGCGGCGAGGCGATGGACGTCGCGTTGGCCACCCGGCTCGACCGGCAGGAGATCCTCCACCGGCTGCCTGACTCGTGCCAACTCGTCGCCGTGATCGACGAGAGCGTCCTGCACCGCCGGGTCGGCGACCCGTGCGTGATGCACGAACAACTCACGGCGGTCGTCGCCGCCTGCGAGCAGCCCAATATCCGGGTCCAGGTGGTCCCGGCCGATGCCGGGGCGTACCCGGGGCTGGACGGGCCGTTCGTCATCGCCACCGTCGACGGCAGATCCGTCGGTTACCTGGAGGGCTACCTGCAGGGGCGAGTCGTAGAAAATCCGGACGACGCGACCAGTCTGGAACGCACCTGGGAGAGCATCCGCGACTACGCTCTATCTGGCCCGCAGAGCCTAGAACTGATCATGAGGACGGCTGAGAGATGGACATAA